One window of the Zea mays cultivar B73 chromosome 3, Zm-B73-REFERENCE-NAM-5.0, whole genome shotgun sequence genome contains the following:
- the LOC103649598 gene encoding uncharacterized protein, whose translation MGWPVRVRSPSVLQSKLLCLSLLYLLTTLPLALYVSFTDSGRRRRCLQPVPSPPKPLFQYPAGYGEHRHALPTSRALCSNPVAFADYKTALEEIHGLCRDTSASPALRYQSGRRATFAGNLSTQERRSFFNHTDDQVAVPCGFFREFPVPEPDRLAMEKCRGVVVASAIMNDHDKVRQPRGLGAETLRAACFFLFIDDATRAALARQGVLPARGGGGHTTVGAWRVVTVGRRRAGGGGLPYEDPAMNGVVAKHLLHRLFPGARFSVWVDGKVQLTVDPVLLVHALLVRERADVAVSRHPFNRHTMEEAIATARWRKCRDVDAVRAQMETYCGNGLRPWSPSKLPYPSDVPDTAVIIRRHGVASDLFSCLLFNELEAFSPRDQLAFAYVRDQMSPKLSINMFEVEVFEQIAVEYRHNLKPGRGKRQQGGTRMASSRDIAGSSCEEYLHQMWGESAAE comes from the exons ATGGGTTGGCCGGTGCGCGTGCGGAGCCCCTCGGTGCTGCAGTCCAAGCTGCTGTGCCTGTCCCTGCTCTACCTCCTCACCACGCTGCCGCTCGCGCTCTACGTCTCCTTCACCGactccggccgccgccgccgctgcctccagcCCGTCCCCTCCCCGCCCAAGCCGCTCTTCCAGTACCCGGCCGGGTACGGCGAGCACAGGCACGCCCTGCCCACCTCGCGCGCGCTCTGCTCCAACCCCGTCGCCTTCGCAG ACTACAAGACTGCTTTGGAAGAGATCCATGGCCTCTGCCGCGACACCTCGGCGTCCCCTGCGTTGCGGTACCAGAGCGGCAGGAGGGCCACGTTTGCAGGGAACTTGTCGACCCAGGAACGGAGATCCTTCTTCAACCACACTGATGACCAAGTGGCGGTTCCCTGTGGGTTCTTCCGTGAATTTCCCGTCCCAGAACCTG ACAGACTGGCCATGGAGAAGTGCAGGGGCGTGGTGGTGGCGTCGGCGATCATGAACGACCACGACAAGGTCCGTCAGCCCAGGGGCCTGGGCGCCGAGACGCTACGCGCGGCGTGCTTCTTCCTGTTCATCGACGACGCCACCCGCGCGGCCCTCGCGCGGCAGGGCGTCCTgccggcgcgcggcggcggcggccacacCACGGTCGGCGCGTGGCGCGTGGTGACGGTGGGTCGTCGTCGCGCCGGCGGCGGCGGGCTCCCCTACGAGGACCCCGCGATGAACGGCGTCGTGGCCAAGCACCTGCTGCACCGGCTGTTCCCGGGCGCCAGGTTCAGCGTGTGGGTGGACGGCAAGGTGCAGCTCACGGTGGACCCGGTGCTGCTGGTGCACGCGCTCCTGGTCCGCGAGCGCGCCGACGTGGCCGTGTCCAGGCACCCCTTCAACCGGCACACCATGGAGGAGGCCATCGCGACGGCGCGGTGGCGCAAGTGCCGCGACGTGGACGCCGTCAGGGCGCAGATGGAGACATACTGCGGCAACGGCCTGCGCCCATGGTCCCCCAGCAAGCTTCCCTATCCGTCGG ATGTGCCGGACACGGCGGTCATCATCCGGAGGCACGGCGTGGCCAGCGACCTCTTCTCCTGCCTGCTGTTCAATGAGCTGGAGGCGTTCAGCCCGCGGGACCAGCTCGCCTTCGCCTACGTCAGGGACCAGATGAGCCCCAAGCTGAGCATCAACATGTTCGAGGTCGAGGTGTTCGAGCAGATCGCCGTCGAGTACCGGCACAACCTCAAGCCTGGCCGAGGGAAGCGGCAGCAGGGGGGCACTAGGATGGCGTCCTCGAGAGACATCGCCGGGAGCAGCTGCGAAGAGTACCTTCACCAGATGTGGGGGGAGTCTGCTGCTGAGTAA
- the LOC103649599 gene encoding cationic amino acid transporter 5, with product MTSRSYRATNPPHSHIHMQQRHTVTRRHPHAHTHSSSPATTTSYSTTSTRSGTVGGASDVRRAAPAAAMEPAENDTSSPPEYGAGKAAATVPARSYWRWRRDDFFPEPSFASWGAYRRALRETPARLRDRLAGRSTDAAELGALRRRSEHEMRRCLTWWDLTWFGFGSVIGAGIFVLTGQEARDHAGPAIVLSYVASGLSAMLSVFCYTEFAVEIPVAGGSFAYLRVELGDAAAFVAAANLILESVIGTAAVARSWTSYLASLVNRPASALRIHAPGLAGGYDELDPIAVLVIAVTATLAMLTAKGTSRVNWVASAVHVLVIAFVIVAGFAHADAANLRPFMPQGVPGVFRAAAIVYFAYGGFDNIATMAEETRNPSRDIPLGLLGSMTAITAIYCVMALVLSMMQPYTAIDRSAAYSVAFASVGMRWAQYVVALGALKGMTTVLLVGALGQARYTTHIARSHIIPPVFALVHPRTGTPVHATALIAVCSACIALFSSLDVLASLLSVSTLFIFMMMATALLVRRYYVRGVTSRTHALRLTALLLLIIASSIGIAACWGTSPERWQGYVVLVPAWAAGTLGIQLLVPAARAPKVWGVPLVPWLPSLSIATNLFLMGSLGKDAFIRFGVCTAVMLVYYVLVGLHATYDVAHGACGWEEEDDGDAAAADEDKKVVAAADVEKADAAGGTR from the coding sequence ATGACGTCACGCTCGTACCGAGCGACGAATCCTCCACACTCCCATATACACATGCAACAGAGACACACAGTCACACGCCGACACCCTCACGCCCACACACACAGCAGCAGCCCAGCTACAACTACAAGCTACTCCACCACCTCCACACGAAGTGGGACTGTGGGAGGCGCGAGTGACGTGAGGCGAGCCGCTCCTGCTGCAGCCATGGAGCCCGCGGAGAACGACACGTCCTCGCCGCCTGAGTATGGCGCAGGCAAGGCCGCGGCGACGGTACCGGCGAGGAGCTACTGGCGGTGGCGCAGGGACGACTTCTTCCCGGAGCCGTCGTTCGCGAGCTGGGGCGCGTACCGGCGGGCGCTGCGCGAGACGCCGGCCCGCCTCCGCGACCGCCTCGCGGGGCGGTCCACCGACGCCGCGGAGCTGGGCGCGCTGCGCCGGCGCAGCGAGCACGAGATGCGGCGGTGCCTGACGTGGTGGGACCTGACCTGGTTCGGCTTCGGGTCCGTCATCGGCGCCGGCATCTTCGTGCTGACGGGGCAGGAGGCGCGCGACCACGCGGGCCCAGCCATCGTGCTCTCCTACGTCGCCTCGGGCCTCTCCGCCATGCTGTCCGTCTTCTGCTACACCGAGTTCGCCGTGGAGATCCCCGTGGCCGGCGGCTCCTTCGCGTACCTGCGCGTCGAGCTCGGCGACGCCGCGGCCTTCGTCGCCGCCGCCAACCTCATCCTCGAGAGCGTCATCGGCACGGCGGCCGTGGCGCGGTCCTGGACCTCGTACCTGGCGTCGCTCGTCAACAGGCCCGCCAGCGCGCTGCGGATCCACGCGCCGGGGCTCGCGGGCGGGTACGACGAGCTGGACCCCATCGCGGTGCTCGTCATCGCCGTCACCGCCACGCTGGCCATGCTCACCGCCAAGGGCACCTCGCGCGTCAACTGGGTGGCGTCCGCCGTGCACGTGCTCGTCATCGCCTTCGTCATCGTGGCCGGGTTCGCGCACGCCGACGCGGCCAACCTGAGACCCTTCATGCCGCAAGGCGTGCCGGGCGTGTTCCGGGCGGCCGCCATCGTGTACTTCGCCTACGGCGGGTTCGACAACATCGCCACCATGGcggaggagaccaggaacccgtcGCGGGACATCCCGCTGGGCCTGCTGGGTTCCATGACCGCCATCACGGCCATCTACTGCGTGATGGCGCTGGTGCTGAGCATGATGCAGCCGTACACGGCCATCGACCGCAGCGCCGCCTACTCGGTGGCGTTCGCCAGCGTGGGGATGCGGTGGGCGCAGTACGTGGTGGCGCTGGGCGCGCTCAAGGGGATGACCACGGTGCTGCTGGTGGGCGCGCTGGGGCAGGCGCGCTACACCACGCACATCGCGCGCAGCCACATCATCCCGCCCGTGTTCGCGCTCGTGCACCCCAGGACCGGCACCCCCGTGCACGCCACCGCGCTCATCGCCGTCTGCAGCGCCTGCATCGCGCTCTTCTCCAGCCTCGACGTCCTCGCCAGCCTGCTCTCCGTCAGCACGCTCTTCATCTTCATGATGATGGCCACGGCGCTCCTCGTCCGGCGCTACTACGTGCGGGGCGTGACGAGCCGGACGCACGCGCTGCGGCTCACGGCGCTGCTGCTGCTCATCATCGCCTCGTCCATCGGCATCGCCGCGTGCTGGGGCACGTCGCCGGAGCGGTGGCAGGGCTACGTGGTGCTGGTGCCGGCGTGGGCGGCCGGCACGCTGGGCATCCAGCTGCTGGTGCCCGCGGCGCGGGCGCCCAAGGTGTGGGGCGTGCCGCTCGTGCCGTGGCTGCCCTCGCTGTCCATCGCCACCAACCTCTTCCTCATGGGCTCGCTCGGCAAGGACGCCTTCATCCGCTTCGGCGTCTGCACCGCCGTCATGCTCGTCTACTACGTCCTCGTCGGCCTCCACGCCACCTACGACGTCGCGCACGGGGCGTGCGGTTGGGAGGAAGAAGACGACGGGGACGCGGCCGCCGCCGATgaagacaagaaggttgttgcCGCGGCAGACGTGGAGAAGGCTGATGCGGCAGGCGGTACCCGTTAA
- the LOC103649597 gene encoding uncharacterized protein, whose translation MHGAQDDAMDKSKRWKKKRRREDRPPSDQLQTSDRQTELNDPAKRMEPSLCTPHATVTAANAAPLSVRAHRGARRARAAVRAHSHHQGAGAREPEPEPADPQGAVPAKGRGPPALPNAALRVGAGVALALALGGVSWTARGGSAGAGPGPVTQPAMVCALNAVTDAAVRASAEQRGSATMKTSVDALSDSLFRREDSPRDRATLMDLVFEQVTKEHITDRGKLTSLLQKEFSASRDSERKLDLGLLLTDVLINQRDWQRAKEVCQQITGRYQRDSRPYLHLAVINMMIAVEAMLSPDTATTDDIEKMTKTAVDAWKEFKNKSELAKGSADSTA comes from the exons ATGCATGGCGCACAAGATGATGCCATGGATAAAAGCAAAAGATGGAAAAAGAAGCGGAGAAGAGAAGATCGCCCGCCATCTGACCAACTCCAGACCTCAGACAGACAGACAGAGCTGAACGATCCAGCCAAGCGCATGGAACCGTCTCTGTGCACGCCGCACGCCACGGTGACCGCAGCAAATGCCGCCCCGCTATCCGTGCGCGCCCACCGCGGCGCGCGCAGGGCTCGTGCCGCCGTGCGCGCCCACAGCCACCACCAGGGGGCGGGGGCGcgggagccggagccggagccggCCGACCCCCAGGGCGCGGTCCCTGCCAAGGGACGAGGCCCGCCGGCGCTGCCCAACGCCGCGCTGCGGGTGGGCGCCGGCGTGGCGCTGGCGCTCGCGCTGGGAGGCGTGTCGTGGACGGCGCGCGGCGGGAGCGCCGGCGCCGGGCCCGGGCCCGTCACGCAGCCGGCCATGGTGTGCGCCCTCAACGCCGTGACCGACGCCGCGGTCCGCGCCTCCGCGGAGCAGCGCGGCTCGGCGACCATGAAGACGAGCGTGGACGCGCTCTCGGACTCGCTGTTCCGGCGGGAGGACTCGCCCAGGGACCGCGCCACGCTCATGGACCTCGTCTTCGAGCAGGTCACCAAAGAG CATATCACCGACCGGGGGAAGCTGACGAGCCTGCTGCAGAAGGAGTTCTCGGCCTCCCGCGACTCGGAAAGGAAGCTTGACCTCGGACTGCTGCTCACCGACGTTCTGATCAACCAG AGAGACTGGCAGAGGGCGAAGGAAGTTTGCCAGCAGATCACAGGCCGCTACCAGCGTGACTCGAGGCCGTACCTTCACTTG GCTGTGATCAACATGATGATAGCGGTGGAAGCCATGCTGTCCCCTGACACCGCCACCACCGACGACATCGAGAAGATGACCAAGACCGCCGTGGACGCCTGGAAGGAGTTCAAGAACAAGAGCGAGCTAGCCAAGGGGTCGGCAGATTCCACCGCCTGA